One genomic region from Bacillus aquiflavi encodes:
- a CDS encoding glycosyltransferase family 2 protein, with product MGIKVSMIIPSYNRYPQNLLTLFSLQNQTFNPSNLEVIFVDDGSTDLTSKIVKAFHPPFSFHYIRCEKNNGRSKARNIGIKKATGEIIIFLDAEMIVNPDFVQNHYNHHHAHQKKVITGSLGYYSLFSFIFPELNKKDLKRIAKLVESDDIYLKRYQTFLKTNRAVQMIFQEDIDSLKFRKLAYYSQLHVDRKIISKFGEELTGFQMPWMVFLTGNVSVRKELLKSAVFF from the coding sequence ATGGGGATTAAAGTAAGTATGATCATCCCTTCCTATAATCGGTATCCACAAAACTTACTGACCCTTTTTTCATTACAAAACCAAACATTTAATCCTTCAAATCTGGAAGTCATCTTTGTCGATGATGGATCTACCGATCTGACGTCAAAAATCGTTAAAGCATTTCATCCGCCATTTTCATTCCACTATATCCGTTGTGAGAAAAATAACGGACGATCAAAAGCAAGAAATATTGGGATTAAAAAAGCGACTGGGGAAATTATTATTTTTTTAGATGCTGAAATGATCGTCAACCCAGATTTTGTTCAAAACCATTACAATCATCACCATGCCCATCAAAAAAAGGTGATAACGGGCTCACTTGGCTACTACTCGTTATTTTCATTTATTTTCCCAGAACTTAATAAAAAAGATTTAAAGCGAATCGCAAAATTAGTAGAATCTGATGATATTTATTTAAAACGATATCAAACCTTTCTAAAAACTAACCGTGCAGTACAAATGATCTTTCAAGAAGATATTGATTCACTTAAATTTCGAAAACTAGCCTATTATTCTCAATTACATGTAGACCGAAAGATAATTTCCAAATTCGGAGAAGAATTAACTGGTTTTCAAATGCCTTGGATGGTTTTCTTAACAGGAAATGTTTCTGTGCGAAAAGAACTTCTAAAATCGGCGGTTTTTTTTTGA
- a CDS encoding glycosyltransferase family 2 protein, which produces MTEISIIIPSYNRYPQNLLTLYSLEKQTFNSAKMEVIFINDGSSDETHQALKSFKPAFLFKYIRNERNGGRSKARNIGIKHANGKIIVFLDAEMIVDPDFVQNHYNAHQREKNLVLSGGLYQKRVYTCVYPQFTQKQRLHIYSMLKKAALKKAMLNLKEQTDKMIQLVSKKDIMTRKYRLLSYKSPYLPEIIKQYGENLTGYQLPWVLFFSGFVSLPKQLLQKVGGFDERFKGWGFEDWDLGYRLYQNGATFRCAANVSAYHQEHPVSARNVFREMCKNYFLYQRKHQSFETSIHVLVLTGKISRIQESIIIGEYKSLCKTYPNKFQSFKKGFQILLKEMARLLANQKPLKQFINKLDSTYFLNWKHVILSERNEMNALKQYPHLIKTFDNIIAA; this is translated from the coding sequence GTGACAGAAATTAGTATCATCATCCCTTCATATAATCGGTATCCGCAAAATTTGTTGACACTTTATTCATTGGAAAAACAAACTTTTAATTCCGCTAAAATGGAGGTCATTTTTATAAATGATGGTTCATCAGATGAAACACATCAAGCACTTAAAAGCTTTAAACCTGCTTTTTTATTCAAATATATTCGAAACGAAAGGAATGGCGGACGTTCTAAAGCGAGAAATATAGGCATTAAACATGCGAATGGAAAAATAATTGTTTTTTTAGACGCTGAAATGATTGTCGATCCAGATTTTGTCCAAAACCATTACAATGCTCATCAAAGAGAAAAGAATTTAGTTTTATCGGGCGGCTTATATCAAAAAAGAGTCTATACGTGTGTTTATCCTCAATTTACACAAAAACAACGTTTGCATATTTACTCTATGCTAAAGAAAGCAGCTTTAAAAAAAGCAATGCTTAACTTAAAGGAACAGACAGATAAAATGATTCAATTAGTCTCGAAAAAGGATATTATGACAAGAAAATATCGCCTCTTATCGTATAAATCACCATATTTACCGGAAATCATAAAACAATATGGAGAGAACTTAACGGGCTATCAACTACCTTGGGTTTTATTTTTTAGTGGCTTTGTTTCTCTTCCAAAACAACTTCTCCAAAAGGTCGGCGGATTTGATGAAAGATTTAAAGGCTGGGGATTTGAAGATTGGGATCTCGGTTATCGCCTTTATCAGAACGGTGCGACATTCCGCTGTGCTGCAAATGTTTCTGCTTATCACCAAGAGCACCCCGTTTCAGCTCGCAATGTTTTTCGAGAAATGTGCAAAAACTATTTCCTTTACCAACGTAAACATCAAAGCTTTGAAACTAGTATTCATGTATTAGTTTTAACAGGAAAGATAAGCAGAATTCAAGAAAGTATCATTATAGGAGAATATAAATCTCTTTGTAAAACATATCCAAATAAATTTCAATCTTTTAAAAAAGGCTTTCAAATATTATTGAAAGAAATGGCTCGTTTATTAGCAAATCAAAAACCGTTAAAGCAATTTATCAATAAGCTGGACTCCACGTATTTTTTAAACTGGAAGCATGTCATACTTTCTGAACGAAACGAAATGAATGCTCTTAAGCAGTATCCTCATTTAATTAAAACTTTTGACAATATAATTGCCGCTTGA
- a CDS encoding carboxymuconolactone decarboxylase family protein: MEHFQPRNSTEAALHDYKVGMGMFSEKKPELASHYHAFTEVCFKEGALSQKDKQLIALGISLFSQDEYCIIYHVKGCLDQGATEEEIFETVGVTAAFGGGAAMSQAVTLVQEAINELNQLTQ; this comes from the coding sequence ATGGAACACTTTCAACCAAGAAATTCAACAGAAGCCGCTCTCCATGATTATAAAGTTGGGATGGGAATGTTCTCAGAAAAAAAGCCCGAGCTTGCAAGTCATTATCATGCATTCACTGAAGTATGCTTTAAAGAAGGAGCTTTATCACAAAAGGATAAGCAATTAATTGCCCTAGGGATTAGTCTTTTTTCCCAAGATGAATATTGTATTATTTATCATGTAAAAGGTTGTTTAGATCAAGGTGCCACGGAAGAGGAGATCTTTGAGACAGTCGGGGTTACGGCAGCCTTTGGCGGCGGTGCTGCTATGAGCCAAGCGGTTACCCTCGTTCAAGAAGCGATTAATGAATTAAACCAGCTTACACAGTAA
- a CDS encoding MetQ/NlpA family ABC transporter substrate-binding protein: MKKRLSILLSFALVLVLAACGSSESKDEKTGNKEIIIGASNVPHAEILEEAAPLLKEKGIELKIETFQDYVLPNKALADKELDANYFQHIPYLEAQIAEHDYDFEIAGKVHLEPIGVYSKKYKSLEELPDGAEILMSNSVSDHGRILAMLEQKKLITLKEGVEKVKATVDDIEDNPKKLIFKTEYDPALLPQIYNNDEGDAILINYNYAIDAGLNPFEDAIAIEEKDTPYVNVVAVRKGDKDKEEIKALIEVLHSKEIQDFILEKYEGGVIPVSE, translated from the coding sequence ATGAAAAAACGATTAAGTATTTTACTTTCTTTCGCTTTAGTACTCGTATTAGCAGCTTGTGGTTCATCTGAATCGAAAGATGAAAAAACAGGAAATAAAGAAATTATCATTGGAGCTTCTAACGTACCTCATGCTGAAATTTTAGAAGAGGCAGCTCCTTTACTAAAAGAAAAAGGGATTGAATTAAAAATTGAAACGTTTCAAGACTACGTATTACCAAACAAAGCACTTGCTGATAAAGAGCTAGACGCAAACTATTTTCAGCATATTCCTTATTTAGAGGCACAAATTGCCGAGCATGACTATGACTTTGAAATTGCTGGAAAGGTGCATCTTGAGCCGATTGGCGTTTATTCAAAAAAATATAAAAGCCTTGAAGAGCTTCCAGATGGTGCCGAAATTTTAATGAGTAATTCAGTTTCAGATCATGGCCGGATTTTAGCAATGCTAGAACAGAAAAAATTAATTACTTTAAAAGAAGGCGTTGAAAAAGTTAAAGCTACAGTTGACGATATTGAGGACAATCCAAAAAAATTAATTTTTAAAACAGAATATGATCCTGCTCTTCTTCCGCAAATTTATAATAATGATGAGGGAGATGCAATTCTTATTAATTACAACTATGCCATTGATGCAGGATTAAATCCTTTTGAAGATGCGATTGCTATTGAAGAGAAAGATACACCGTATGTCAATGTTGTGGCTGTCCGTAAAGGAGATAAAGATAAGGAAGAAATAAAAGCGTTAATAGAAGTGCTCCATTCTAAAGAAATTCAAGACTTTATTTTGGAAAAATATGAAGGTGGGGTAATTCCTGTATCAGAATAA
- a CDS encoding methionine ABC transporter permease: MFENVKWDRMLEATNETLFMTAISVVATFVFGILLGLLLFLTSKDNIWENKSIHFIVSAFVNIFRSIPFIILIVLLIPFTKLIVGTIIGQKAALPALIIGAAPFYARMVEIGLREIDKGVIEAAKSMGARTSTIIFKVLLPESMPALISGITVTAIALVGYTAMAGVIGAGGLGNLAYMEGFQRGRNDVTLVAKVIILVIVFIIQLIGDYITTKIDKR; the protein is encoded by the coding sequence ATGTTTGAAAATGTGAAATGGGATCGAATGCTAGAAGCAACAAATGAAACACTTTTTATGACAGCGATTTCTGTTGTTGCAACGTTTGTATTTGGAATATTATTAGGTCTTTTGCTTTTTTTAACATCAAAGGATAATATATGGGAAAATAAGTCAATCCATTTTATTGTAAGTGCGTTTGTCAATATATTTCGTTCAATTCCATTTATTATTTTAATCGTTTTACTCATTCCGTTTACAAAATTAATTGTTGGAACGATTATTGGTCAGAAAGCTGCATTACCAGCATTAATTATCGGTGCAGCCCCATTTTATGCTCGAATGGTGGAAATTGGTCTTCGAGAAATTGATAAAGGTGTAATTGAAGCCGCTAAATCAATGGGAGCAAGAACAAGTACGATTATTTTTAAAGTTTTGCTTCCAGAATCGATGCCAGCGCTTATTTCTGGAATTACAGTAACAGCAATAGCGCTTGTCGGTTATACAGCTATGGCAGGTGTAATCGGTGCGGGCGGTCTTGGGAATTTAGCATATATGGAAGGATTCCAACGAGGACGGAATGATGTAACGTTAGTCGCAAAAGTCATCATTTTAGTGATCGTCTTTATTATCCAATTAATTGGGGATTACATTACTACAAAGATAGATAAACGTTAA
- a CDS encoding methionine ABC transporter ATP-binding protein: MITLKDVSKVYSSTSGEIQAVDHVSLEINEGEIFGIIGYSGAGKSTLIRMLNGLETPTKGSVIVANKEVSKIKGRELRKARQEISMIFQHFNLLWSRTVRENIAFPLEIARVPEEERLRKVDELIKLVGLEGREDAYPSQLSGGQKQRVGIARALANNPKVLLCDEATSALDPQTTDSILDLLVDINKRLRLTIVLITHEMHVIRKICHRVAVMESGRIVELGNVLDVFKNPLQPITKTFVNQVTEPEETIETIKHLLKQYPEGKVVQLTFVGSSTEQPLITNLIRHYNVTVNILKGKISQTQNGSYGTLFVHLDGDEHEVEKAIQYIHTQKVGVEVITNV, from the coding sequence TTGATTACTTTAAAGGATGTTAGTAAAGTTTACAGTTCAACATCTGGTGAGATACAGGCAGTCGATCATGTAAGTCTTGAAATTAATGAAGGTGAAATATTTGGTATTATTGGTTATAGTGGAGCTGGAAAAAGCACATTAATCCGTATGTTAAATGGTTTAGAAACACCAACTAAAGGGTCCGTCATTGTCGCAAATAAAGAAGTATCTAAAATTAAAGGAAGAGAGCTTAGAAAAGCACGTCAAGAAATTAGTATGATTTTTCAACATTTTAACCTTCTTTGGTCAAGAACGGTTAGGGAAAACATTGCCTTTCCCTTAGAAATTGCTCGGGTTCCAGAGGAAGAACGGTTAAGGAAAGTTGATGAACTGATTAAGCTCGTTGGCTTAGAAGGAAGAGAAGATGCCTATCCTTCACAACTAAGTGGAGGACAGAAGCAGCGGGTTGGGATTGCGAGGGCACTTGCGAACAATCCAAAGGTTCTTCTATGTGACGAAGCGACTTCTGCTCTTGACCCGCAAACGACCGATTCGATTTTAGATTTACTTGTCGATATTAATAAACGGCTACGGTTAACGATTGTCCTTATTACCCACGAAATGCACGTTATCCGTAAAATTTGTCACCGAGTGGCAGTAATGGAAAGTGGACGGATTGTTGAGCTGGGAAATGTATTAGATGTCTTTAAAAATCCTTTGCAGCCCATTACTAAAACGTTCGTCAACCAAGTAACAGAACCTGAAGAGACGATAGAAACGATCAAACATTTGCTTAAACAATATCCAGAAGGAAAGGTTGTTCAGCTAACATTTGTTGGAAGTTCGACAGAGCAGCCGTTAATCACAAACTTAATTCGCCATTACAACGTTACGGTTAATATTTTAAAAGGAAAAATATCACAAACGCAAAATGGGTCATATGGCACTTTGTTTGTCCATCTCGATGGAGATGAACATGAGGTTGAAAAGGCGATTCAATATATCCACACTCAAAAAGTTGGGGTGGAGGTGATTACAAATGTTTGA
- a CDS encoding O-acetylhomoserine aminocarboxypropyltransferase/cysteine synthase family protein has protein sequence MSTNEKKYRLETLSVHGGLSPDPVTGARALPIYQSNAYQFKNTEHAANLFGLKEPGYIYTRIHNPTVTVFEERVAALEGGVGALATSSGMAAITMAILNIAEAGDEIVATSHLYGGTYNLFETTLPKYGINVKFVDGTDPDSFRQAMTEKTKAVFAETIGNPSLRILDIEEVANVAHEAGVPLIIDNTFATPYLCRPIEFGADIVVHSATKWLLGNGTTLGGIIVDGGQFDWNSPKFPGFTEPDKSYHNIVYSEALGPVAYIVKARVQLLRDLGPALSPQSAFQFTLGLETLHVRMKEHVSNAKKVVDYLENHPAVNWVLYPGNENHSDYKLAKKYLPKGAGSVVVFGIDGGREAGAKLINSVQLWAHVANVGDAKSLIIHPASTTHQQLDSEGLQAAGVPEDLIRLSIGIEHADDIIADLEQAIEAATGVTSLK, from the coding sequence ATGAGTACAAATGAAAAAAAGTATCGATTAGAGACGTTATCAGTTCACGGCGGATTATCCCCTGATCCAGTTACAGGAGCGCGGGCATTACCAATTTATCAAAGCAATGCTTATCAATTTAAAAATACGGAGCATGCTGCTAATCTTTTTGGCTTAAAAGAACCTGGTTATATTTATACTCGGATTCATAATCCAACTGTTACTGTGTTTGAAGAACGTGTTGCAGCATTAGAAGGGGGAGTAGGTGCGCTTGCTACGTCAAGTGGAATGGCCGCAATTACAATGGCTATTTTAAATATTGCCGAAGCAGGCGATGAAATTGTTGCTACCTCTCACTTGTATGGAGGCACGTATAATTTATTTGAAACGACTCTTCCAAAGTACGGAATAAATGTTAAGTTTGTCGATGGGACAGACCCTGATAGCTTTCGCCAAGCTATGACCGAAAAAACAAAGGCAGTGTTTGCTGAAACAATTGGCAACCCTAGCTTAAGAATTTTAGATATTGAAGAAGTTGCTAATGTCGCCCACGAAGCAGGTGTTCCATTAATTATTGATAATACGTTTGCAACACCTTATCTTTGCCGTCCAATTGAATTTGGCGCAGATATTGTCGTTCACTCTGCAACAAAATGGCTTCTCGGTAATGGGACTACGTTAGGTGGAATTATTGTCGACGGAGGTCAATTTGATTGGAATTCTCCAAAGTTCCCTGGATTCACTGAACCAGATAAAAGCTATCATAATATTGTTTATAGTGAAGCACTTGGACCTGTTGCATATATTGTTAAAGCACGTGTTCAGTTGCTGCGTGATTTAGGACCAGCTTTAAGTCCACAAAGCGCATTTCAATTTACATTAGGGCTTGAAACACTTCACGTAAGAATGAAAGAACATGTTTCCAATGCTAAAAAGGTTGTTGATTATTTAGAAAACCATCCAGCAGTTAATTGGGTGCTATATCCAGGTAATGAGAATCATTCTGATTACAAATTAGCGAAGAAGTATTTGCCGAAAGGTGCAGGCTCAGTTGTAGTATTTGGAATAGATGGCGGTAGAGAAGCAGGCGCTAAGCTGATTAATTCTGTGCAACTTTGGGCGCACGTTGCTAACGTTGGTGATGCAAAAAGCTTAATTATTCATCCAGCAAGTACAACACACCAACAATTAGACAGTGAAGGTTTACAAGCAGCAGGTGTTCCTGAAGATTTAATCCGACTTTCAATCGGAATCGAGCATGCAGATGATATTATCGCAGATTTAGAGCAGGCGATTGAAGCAGCTACTGGAGTCACATCTTTAAAATAA
- a CDS encoding MFS transporter: MAFYREWIGQFNKFNKNIKLSIWSTILLQIGLGIFMVIYNFYIRELGFSERTNGQVIAMTSLATAMILIPAGLLSDRYGRKNILLLGIGSSGVVLFFRSIIELETLLMTGAFLTGLTIAFVQVASIPWLAENSKPDQRVHLFSIHFAVMTGANVIGNLVGGVMTDLLSIYFPILLSLRLTLLFGSVLFLAGVIPVFRFKEVKSKTSPENIEKEKTPAKRELIEDKRGIKIIILFAIAQLIIGIGSGLVIPYLNLYFADRFHASNSAIGFIISLGQAATAFAMIIGPAVVRKFGEVKAVVILQLLSLPFLLLTAFTQQLWLAAIGFLFRQALMNAGNPIQMSLMMSKVDDSMKGLANSINQMVFNIGWAVMGPISTGIVIKYGAYWGYALVFSVTASLYFIASIYFFVVF, from the coding sequence ATGGCGTTCTATCGGGAATGGATAGGTCAATTTAACAAGTTTAATAAAAATATAAAGTTATCAATTTGGAGTACTATTTTGCTGCAAATTGGTCTAGGGATTTTTATGGTCATTTATAATTTTTATATTCGAGAGTTAGGCTTTTCAGAGCGGACTAATGGGCAAGTAATAGCTATGACATCTTTAGCAACCGCAATGATCTTAATTCCTGCTGGATTGTTAAGCGATCGTTATGGAAGAAAGAATATATTACTGTTAGGTATTGGATCGTCAGGAGTTGTTCTATTCTTTAGAAGTATAATTGAACTGGAAACATTATTAATGACGGGTGCATTTTTGACTGGACTGACAATTGCCTTCGTTCAAGTAGCCTCGATCCCATGGCTTGCGGAAAATTCGAAACCAGATCAACGAGTGCATCTTTTTAGTATTCATTTTGCTGTTATGACTGGTGCAAACGTCATTGGGAACTTAGTCGGCGGTGTGATGACTGATCTATTGTCAATATATTTTCCTATCCTTTTAAGTCTTAGACTAACATTACTGTTTGGTAGTGTTCTTTTCTTAGCTGGTGTGATTCCTGTTTTTCGCTTTAAAGAAGTAAAAAGCAAAACATCACCGGAAAATATAGAAAAAGAAAAAACGCCTGCCAAAAGGGAATTAATCGAAGATAAACGGGGTATTAAAATTATTATCTTATTTGCGATTGCACAATTAATTATTGGGATTGGTTCAGGGTTGGTTATTCCTTATTTAAATCTTTATTTTGCAGATCGTTTCCATGCATCGAACTCAGCAATCGGTTTTATTATTTCATTAGGTCAAGCTGCAACCGCTTTTGCAATGATTATTGGACCAGCAGTTGTTCGGAAATTTGGGGAAGTAAAGGCTGTTGTCATTTTGCAGTTGTTATCGTTGCCGTTTTTATTATTAACTGCTTTCACGCAACAGTTATGGCTTGCTGCAATCGGCTTTTTATTTCGCCAAGCTTTAATGAATGCCGGAAATCCTATCCAAATGTCTTTAATGATGTCAAAAGTAGATGATTCAATGAAAGGATTAGCTAATTCAATAAACCAAATGGTATTTAATATTGGCTGGGCAGTCATGGGACCGATTTCTACAGGAATTGTGATAAAATACGGTGCTTATTGGGGCTACGCTTTAGTGTTCTCAGTGACAGCATCATTATATTTTATTGCATCAATTTACTTTTTTGTTGTGTTTTAA
- a CDS encoding thioredoxin family protein: MEQWSKEEFSTRLAQGEKGILYLFTPLCGTCQVASKMLNVVNELIPNLPLGKADLNFLPDIAENNHIESVPCLLMFENNQIVNKLYAFHSVPYLHNLLKTFMASE; encoded by the coding sequence ATGGAGCAATGGTCAAAAGAAGAATTTTCAACAAGGCTTGCACAAGGGGAAAAAGGCATCCTTTATTTGTTCACTCCGTTATGTGGGACTTGTCAAGTAGCAAGTAAAATGCTAAACGTTGTCAACGAGCTGATTCCAAACTTACCGCTTGGAAAGGCTGACTTAAACTTTCTTCCAGACATAGCGGAAAATAATCATATTGAAAGTGTACCTTGTTTACTCATGTTTGAGAATAACCAAATCGTGAACAAATTATATGCATTTCATTCAGTACCATATTTACATAACTTGTTGAAAACATTTATGGCATCTGAGTGA
- a CDS encoding toprim domain-containing protein, with protein sequence MEKNKVLIVEGSSDREKMEKLIKEPIEIVCTNGTISYSRLDEFVERFFDYDVYILVDSDTAGEKLRKQLKREFPLAKHLYIDKEYREVATAPDYHLATELVRANIDVHVNYLNER encoded by the coding sequence ATGGAAAAAAATAAAGTGTTGATCGTTGAAGGATCTTCAGATAGGGAGAAAATGGAAAAGTTAATTAAAGAGCCGATTGAAATTGTTTGTACGAATGGAACGATCAGTTATTCCCGTTTAGATGAGTTTGTTGAGCGATTTTTTGATTACGACGTATATATACTCGTAGATTCAGATACCGCAGGCGAAAAGCTTCGTAAACAGTTAAAGAGGGAATTCCCGTTAGCAAAACACTTATATATTGATAAAGAATATCGTGAAGTAGCAACAGCTCCAGACTATCACCTTGCCACCGAGCTTGTTAGAGCAAATATAGATGTGCACGTAAACTATTTAAACGAAAGATGA
- the gcvH gene encoding glycine cleavage system protein GcvH, with amino-acid sequence MNLPEELRYSEEHEWVKTEGDKVRIGITDFAQSELGDIVFVELPEVGDEVTADEPFGSVESVKTVSELYAPVSGKVVEVNEDLNDNPEYVNESPYENAWMIVVEPSDKSELDKLMTAEQYENMVKED; translated from the coding sequence ATGAATTTACCAGAAGAATTACGCTATTCAGAAGAGCATGAATGGGTAAAGACAGAAGGAGACAAAGTTCGTATAGGGATTACTGACTTTGCGCAATCAGAGCTTGGCGACATCGTATTTGTAGAGCTTCCAGAAGTAGGCGATGAAGTGACAGCCGATGAGCCATTTGGAAGTGTTGAATCCGTTAAAACCGTTTCAGAGCTTTATGCACCAGTAAGCGGCAAAGTTGTTGAAGTAAATGAAGACTTAAATGACAACCCAGAATACGTGAACGAATCTCCATACGAAAACGCTTGGATGATCGTAGTCGAACCATCTGATAAAAGTGAACTAGACAAGCTGATGACAGCTGAACAATACGAAAATATGGTCAAAGAAGACTAA
- a CDS encoding arsenate reductase family protein gives MLTLYWYPKCGTCRKAKKWLDEHGKVYKEVHIVENPPSREEIEQLYRISGLELRKFFNTSGKKYRELGLKDKVKTASEEELLDILATDGMLLKRPILTDGSKVTVGFKEEQYENIWGSSF, from the coding sequence ATGCTAACATTGTACTGGTATCCGAAATGCGGCACTTGTCGAAAAGCAAAAAAATGGCTAGACGAGCATGGTAAAGTATATAAAGAAGTACATATTGTTGAGAACCCGCCTTCTCGTGAAGAAATTGAGCAATTATACCGAATAAGCGGGTTAGAATTGAGAAAATTCTTTAATACGAGCGGAAAAAAGTATCGTGAGCTTGGATTAAAGGATAAAGTTAAAACAGCAAGTGAAGAAGAACTTCTTGATATACTTGCAACAGATGGCATGCTGTTAAAGCGGCCAATTTTAACTGATGGAAGCAAAGTGACAGTAGGTTTTAAAGAAGAGCAATATGAAAACATTTGGGGTTCATCATTTTGA
- a CDS encoding acyl-CoA dehydrogenase family protein yields MSNQTENLVKGGSFLIDDISAEKMFTPEDFSDEHKMIAKTTEDYVVNEVMPEVEHLENHEFDRSVKLLKQAGELGLLGADVPEQYGGIGLDKISSALIAEKMSRAGGFSITHGAHVGIGSLPIVLFGKEEQKEKYLPLLATGEKIAAYALTEPGSGSDALGAKTTAKLNAEGTHYILNGEKQWITNAGFADVFIVYAKIDGDKFTAFIVERDYPGVSTGAEEKKMGIKSSSTRTLILEDVPVPKENVLGEIGKGHVIAFNILNIGRYKLGVGAVGASKRAFEVTVEYANQRQQFKTPIAQFNLTKEKFGTLAAKIYAAESSVYRTVGLFEDRMSMLSEEEEKDGKEVGKAIAEYAIECSLNKVFASEVLDHVVDEGVQIHGGYGFMTEYEIERMYRDSRINRIFEGTNEINRLLVPGTFLRKAMKGELPLLQKAQALQEELMMLMPEEPGDEALAQEKYLVKNAKKIGLMIAGLAAQKFGTALEKEQEILANIADIVSNAYSMESVVLRTEKAIAKAGLEKNKQKLLYTEIFCQEAFNQIEQLAKETLVATESGDTLRMMLSALRKFTRHTPINVLAKKREAAEKIIEAERYVL; encoded by the coding sequence ATGAGTAATCAAACTGAAAACTTAGTAAAAGGCGGAAGTTTTTTAATTGACGACATAAGTGCGGAAAAAATGTTCACTCCAGAGGATTTTTCAGATGAGCATAAAATGATTGCAAAAACGACTGAGGATTATGTAGTAAATGAAGTAATGCCTGAGGTTGAACATTTAGAAAATCATGAATTTGATCGTTCTGTAAAGCTACTAAAACAAGCGGGAGAGTTGGGGTTATTAGGCGCTGATGTTCCTGAACAATATGGCGGAATCGGACTTGATAAAATTAGCTCGGCATTAATAGCGGAAAAAATGTCCCGTGCAGGCGGCTTCTCAATTACTCATGGTGCTCATGTAGGAATAGGCTCTTTGCCAATTGTGTTATTCGGTAAAGAAGAACAAAAGGAAAAATACCTTCCGTTACTTGCAACCGGGGAAAAAATTGCTGCCTATGCTTTAACTGAGCCTGGTTCTGGTTCAGATGCTTTAGGTGCTAAAACAACAGCAAAGTTAAATGCTGAAGGAACACATTATATTTTGAATGGTGAAAAACAATGGATTACAAACGCTGGATTTGCCGATGTATTTATCGTGTACGCAAAAATTGATGGCGACAAATTCACAGCGTTTATTGTAGAAAGAGACTATCCAGGAGTGTCAACTGGTGCTGAAGAAAAGAAAATGGGAATTAAAAGCTCTTCAACACGCACATTAATTTTAGAGGATGTACCTGTACCAAAAGAAAACGTTTTAGGCGAAATTGGTAAAGGCCACGTTATTGCTTTTAATATTTTAAATATTGGTCGTTATAAGTTAGGTGTAGGTGCAGTAGGAGCATCAAAACGGGCATTTGAAGTAACAGTTGAATATGCGAACCAACGTCAACAATTTAAAACACCAATTGCTCAATTTAACTTAACGAAGGAAAAATTCGGTACATTGGCAGCAAAGATTTACGCCGCTGAAAGTTCTGTTTACCGTACAGTTGGGTTATTTGAAGATCGAATGAGCATGCTTTCAGAAGAAGAAGAAAAAGACGGTAAAGAAGTAGGGAAAGCGATTGCAGAGTATGCAATTGAATGTTCATTAAATAAAGTTTTTGCTTCAGAAGTTCTTGATCACGTAGTTGATGAAGGAGTTCAAATCCATGGTGGATATGGATTTATGACTGAATATGAAATTGAAAGAATGTATCGTGATTCTCGGATTAACCGAATTTTCGAAGGAACGAATGAAATTAACCGTTTACTAGTACCGGGGACGTTCTTACGTAAAGCAATGAAAGGCGAGCTTCCACTTTTACAGAAAGCACAAGCACTTCAAGAAGAGCTTATGATGCTTATGCCTGAAGAGCCTGGTGATGAAGCATTAGCGCAAGAAAAATATTTAGTGAAAAATGCAAAGAAAATCGGTTTAATGATTGCAGGCTTAGCTGCACAAAAGTTTGGCACAGCTTTAGAAAAAGAACAAGAAATTTTAGCTAACATTGCTGATATCGTTTCAAATGCATATTCAATGGAATCTGTCGTCTTACGTACGGAGAAGGCAATCGCAAAAGCTGGTCTCGAAAAGAATAAGCAAAAGCTCCTTTACACAGAAATCTTCTGTCAAGAAGCTTTCAACCAAATCGAGCAGCTTGCAAAGGAAACGTTAGTTGCTACTGAATCTGGTGATACACTTCGCATGATGTTATCGGCTCTTCGTAAGTTTACCCGCCACACTCCAATTAATGTACTTGCAAAGAAGCGTGAAGCAGCAGAGAAAATTATTGAAGCAGAGCGTTATGTTTTATAA